The region gtgagacatatccacagtaaagtataatcaaatcaaactttgtcacaccttactgtgaaatgcttacttatccaacagtgcagtccaagaaagagttgagaaaatatttaccaaataaactaaagtaaaaaattataaaaagtaacaataaaataacaacgacgctatatacagggtgtacgggGATATCAATGTGCGGGGATATCAACTTTTCAACGCCCTGGTAGTGCATTCAGATCTCTATCAACTGAAGCATGCGCACAACAACCATGTCAACTCGTGCACGAGCTCAGAAAGTATGGATGCTTCTCTTGTGCACATGCTGCAGGTGATAGAAATCTGAACGCACTACCAGCGCTTTGAAAAGTTTATGcaattatactttcctgtggatacattgtctcacattcctaccgcCAATATGACCAACCGCACAGACAACCGGTAAAGTATATTAAAATATACAGTGCCCCACTAactttattcaacattctggcttgtagaggttgCGAAAAGAAACTTTCCAGATTCAAACGCTCATTTCTGCCCAACATAGAATTCAATGTGATTCAACATTAGGTTTCCATGCAACGTTTTGGCGAAACGTATCGTTCAGTACAAACAGTCACAACGAAGCAAACGTTGAACCGAAATAAACGCACCCCCTGGGCTTACGAGGCTACATACCTGTGAATCTTTCTGTAGGTATCCTGCTCTTCCTGGCAGAGGATTCTTGGGAGCTCCACTGctgattcaaggcacactttccCAATGGCCTCGTGCGGGACCACATGAATTGGGATCTCGATTCTCTCGTACCTTTATCAACACAGATCAGGGATGCAATTCACTATTTGTGCCGATATTGTCAAATGGCTTTTTTTGGGGGACAACTGCTCTGAGAAGGACTGAATATTACTCTAATTAGTAGTCCTGAGGGAGAAAAGATAACGAGAATCTAATAACACCTAATTTTGTTTAACAGAGAGCTGGATAGGATATTAATTTCACTGCAAACAGTGGTATACTTACTCAGAGCCTTTCTGGGCTTGCACAGACTGGAAGCAGGTGTAGAGAACTCGACCAGTCTAAGAGAAAATGATAATTGAATTCATTCAATGCCCCTTTGTATATCAAAATGACTTTCTATATTTAAAATTGCTGTCATTTAAACCCTACTTGTGTGTTCTTATCCTCAATGAAACAGGAGAAAATCAGCCCAACAAAGCCCTGGTCCATCATTTGGTACATGGCCTGTGTCCTTACATCTGTTGTAGAAAATGAATGACTCAAACACACCAACTGAAACAGTTTGCCATGACAGTGAAAACTAAAGTTGTGGAACTGATGTGGTAGAGGGGTGCTCTGGTTCTTACCCACATGTGATGGCCAAACAGTGATGTGGGGGTGAGAGTGGTACCAACCAACTACACGCATCAGCCGTCCAGTCATTTCAGCCAATCTGTAGCTCTTACTAAGGAAATAGATTACCAAAAATAATACAATGGCTGTGTCCTCGTGAATCCTATGAAACCTCCACCAGTCACACTGACATTTGTGACATCCATGACACTTACTTTGTCACACTCATCTCCTGCAAGACACCACCAGAAGACAGAGATTTATTTGTTTCATGAATGAGACATGTTGCACAAAAGATATCTCAGCTTCGGTAGCAGCTGAAGATAGCTGCTCAGGCGAGATTTCCACGCGATCCTTCCTCTTGTCTGAGCGTCGGAGAATAATAACAGAATGAATGTGGACGATGCGGTTGGTGTCCACCTGTGTAAACAAACCAGGTGACTTAGAAAGCAGAATACTTAGTAGGGTTGTTAGCTAGAATCAATGAAATGTGTCACTATATCAAGTTAGGGACATATGCCAAATATAAATATAACACGGgatacacatgcatgcatgtaGTCGGATTAAATCAGGCTGGAATACACAATTAAATTGTACATACCAAgtgtgtattacagcctgattaatcaTACTAGAATGCATGTAACGTTATCTATCTATCGCGCTAGTAACACAAGGATTTCGCTGCATCTGCTATAACATCTGCTCAACGTGTACGCGACCTGATTGATTGATAAAGTTATGGCTAAATGGCTAACGTTAAATAGCTAGCAAACATAACTTCACCTCTCCGATGCAGAGTCCCATTACTTCCTCCTTCTCGGTACTTAATGCATGATTCATGCAAACCAAAAAGGCATCTGATTCGAGGTGAACTGCGCTCACTGCCATGTTATAGAACTATAACTTCCAcgtatgaaaaataaataatcaatgactagctagctagctagctatttataaAACTCCACAAACTAGTTAACTATCTACTTCCTTATCAAAGCGTGTGTTACATCAATAACAGTACGGTGTTGCAAGGAGGCGGATTATTCTATGGGGGAATCTCAAGTGTCAACTcttcgcgtcctctctcctcacctccttcgcCTCCTTCAAATCTATTGGAAGAGAAGATCATAGGGGCGGGACCAGTAgatttctcatccaatgggttttgagaaggaggcgaggagagaggacgcgagaaGGCTGCAAAAGAGATCCCCCATGTGGTCCTAGCTACATAAGTGTGCCAAAGTATTTTACCTCTTAGCCCTCAAAATCTTACACTTTTTATACAGTCGTACGTTTTCCacaaacataaaatacatttataatacatttataGACATCACAAAATAATGTAGTTATAATTATCTGCAGTTTAATCAGCAAAATCCATAGGGCAGCCAATCCAGTCGGACGACATTTGGTAAACACCCGGAATTCCGGGGACGTTTGTAGCGCTCTTGAAGAACGAACAGGTATACAATCATGACAGTTCAGTATCGTAGGCTAATTGCAATATGTACAGGTGGTTAATAGTTTATGCTGATTGTCCAAGTAATCAAACATGTCTATTTGCATGTCTGTGTTTTCTTGATAGTGGTAAAATGCCACAGAAAGATCCTTGTCAGAAGCAAGCATGCGCAATTCAGAAGTGTTTACAAGGTGAGGGTTTTCCACAACATMATCTATTTATGATTTCTAACGTGAATAGCGTGTGTTTCATGTATTACACGCACTTAGCCCACTGTCTTTGTCTTCCAGCAAACAAGTACATAGAGAGCAGGTGCGAGGATGTAATAAGAGTTATGCGTATGTGCTGTGAGCACGCAGGCGAGAACTCCATCTGCTGCTCAGGGTTCGCTAGGGAACAGAAGTCTACAGAGCCTAAAATTCCTGGTGCACCCTGACCTGATTGTGGACACTGGACAGCGGTCTTATTTGTAAATTGTACATGATGACAATGCTTCAAATGTAATAAAGTTGTTTATAATGACAGTAAATGATCCTACGGAGATGGAGTCCAGTGTTGTTCAAGTACTGTAGCCAGGGGTACAACTTCCACGGGGGGCCATGACCCCcctcacattctgaaattgcatttttgtccccctcagttttatcattgcactgtgatacaaaCCGCTGCTcgggtgtgctttaggaccatgcagatgcCTCAGAGCGGTCAGGCGTATAGGACCAGCACTGGAGAGCTGAACAGAGGcagctactctttagttgactgatttAGCTGGCAatgtaactgctgtttgacagaaaaaatctatattcataaactggatggttcgagccctgaatgctgattggctggcaggggtggtatatttaagcaataaggcaccttgggggtttgtggtatatggacaagCAATGAGGCACaagtgggtgtggtatatggccaatacccACGATGCaaagcagagtgcctggatacagcctttagctgtggtatattggccatttaccacaaacccccgaagtgccttattgctattataaactggttaccaactcaattagaacagtacaaataaatgttgccatacccgtggtatacggtctgttataaactgggtgtttcgagccctgaatgctgattggctgacagccgtggtatatcagacagtataccataggtatgacaaaacatttttttactgcTCCAATTATAttgctaaccagtttataatagcaataaggttattataaactgtcatgcctaagaacagcccttagccgtggtatatggacaatataagTTGTCCCCCCACTTCTAGAACAAAGTTGCACACCTTACTATAGCTGTCTTTTCTGTGAAACTATGGCAAACAAAATCATTCTAAAGAGACAGTTCACTTTTTTATTACTTCTCCCAGaattttacattttgtttgtaACAAAATATAGAATTTTAAAACGGTGAAAAAAATACTATGACGCTTTTGAACAGCACATTTTACACTTTGCTAAGTAATTGGGTAAGGGTTGCATTGAGGAGGAGAAACATTGGGAGAAATAATTGTAGCAAACTTGCATTCCTATCAGTGCATTACCTCATCACATATGTTCTCTACAAAGGCTTATTGATATGTTCCATGTATTACAGTACATTCCATAATTGTCCTTAGTCATCTGTAAGTACACTGGAATCTTGTATGCTGTGCGGCAGCTTTTGATCATGCAACATTAATCAACACAATCTGTACTTGCAAACAAATCTTACTCAGACCTCAGTCTCAAGCAGGGATTTAGAAAGCCAGATATGTCCAGTCTGGCTTTCTAACTCCCTGGTCTCAAGTAAGAACTTGACACGCATCCTCATCCACTGGTAAATAAGTCACTACTATTGGGGATGATTAATATGCACACACCATGATTGTCCttgaattacactttggaatTTTAGGTAAGAAAATATAACGTCTGTAATACCATTCAAACTTGTGTTACTGCAGCCTCTTAGTCCCCTTGTACAGTACTTACTCAtacatgtatttgtttgtaaCTCTGAGACCCTTTGGTTTGAAggaacataaacacacatacaacctTGATCTTAACAATTTAGAAAATGAAGGATATTACTAAACAAATCCCAAATGCGGGAAAACAAGTTAAAAGGGCTTCGCTCCAGTTCCATCTGACAGAATGCATTTACATGTATCCAGATAGACATATTTTGGTGGATTTCAAACCATATCTCAAATAAGTACTGTATTATATCAGAATAATGCATaggaaaatgtaataataaattaAATAGTAAGACAGGTCATGCATAAGCCTCAATGATAAACATAGTATTTTAAATAGCTGTGTTTTCAAATGGACACATTCCCATAAGCCCAAAAACACACATCAAGCCTATGAGTTACAGTTTGACATATTATTGATATGTAGTCTACTTGCATATCTATATAGCTGGTTAGGTTTAAGCTTTTTTTCAGCCTTGTATTTGACACAATATTAAATAAAGAGATGAATTTGTAGATTTAGGAGGCCAAGCCCAGCAGAAATCCCCCAGCAAAACCTCCTGTGAGGACAATATTCTTCTTCACAAATGTCTGCACCTGGTAAAAAGAAAAACACCAATGCATGGTTAAGTTTAGCAGAGTATTGATAAGCATTGTTCTTAGTATGGAAGCCCGTTCCTTATGAACCCAAGCCCGAAAATGCAAAACGTTAAAGTTATGACTgtgccattatacaatacatagcctaccacatattacgcatggcagaaaaacaaaacaaaactgatttaagatgtctttagtacataattggtctagcttatactccaaaattaaacagaTTTGAGTAgtcgcctttgagtgtggactgtattattatgcatattgGATGGACTCGTTACCTTATGCGACGCTCCAAAatgtctatccatgagtctgggagagaacgtgtAGCCCTAGGCGATGCACTTGATTTATTGATTTTGCAGTGCGACTTAAAGTTACCCTAGaattagtgaatttgtatttgattttgaatagcctactaaatagggatttttatttttattttaagaattaaTTGATTGACACATTACCTTCAGCTATACAGAATACCTCACCAACATGCATTTCCATCTGctctcctttattcctttcttGAGCGCGCAGAAGGGCTGTCAAAAGTGTAGTGAAATATGTTTCGTTGCGTAAACATATCACTAttgatgttcccgaacagatttcactagccctaattaagcactgggtagatgcaggaacagggttggagagcccatggcatataGAGTTTggggcggaatatcacctgtcgggcagcgagagcatgctcctcaaacaggaatatcacctgtcgggcagcgagagcatgctcctcaaacaggaatatcacctgtcgggcagcgagagcatgctcctcaaacaggaatatcacctgtcgggcagcgagagcatgctcctcaaacagtggttggtTTATGCATGGAGTGAAATTAGTGTTCTTATATTTACTCCTCAACTGCTCATATTAAGAACATTGTAAACACTGTAAAACCAAAGTAGCCTACAAAGCAGACCCACAGGAAAGCGCATAGCCTTCATTTGCAATTTGTgtgcatacagatgacatgtCACTTTTCCCCTGCCCCTACCCATTTGAGAATGGaccattctaaatctaaacatattttacatattagtaatgacaagattaaattgagaatagtctgatgggtgaaaatatgatcgcTTGATGAGAGGACAGCTGTGCAGCACGAGGCAAGGAACCGGACGCAAGCTTTTTTTCTACTTCCTCATCAATGGAGCCTATAGTTCGCACCATGCAGcccatatgtttttatttaaggTTTGTATCATGTTGTGAGTTGATGCCCGTTTCATGAgcgacttactatctcataattaGGGTTATCACTTTTTTCCTCGAGAAAttaaatgtttcatgttttgtttgcGTGCCACGATACAAGTATTGCGATACgaagtatcgtggcaaggaaacaaaacatgaaacatattcaatttctcgagggaaaatataaaaatgttagaAACAAACAGCATTATGTTGTCACCAAgagtcacatttgtttattttgcaaACTAAAGCACCgacatttttaaataaagtagGACCATAGAGTTAGTctaattcatgttttctttttgcAATGAAAAATCTGGTGTCGTAGTATCACGACACTGGCATCATGACAATCCTACTTATAATAATGACATATTATTTCAGTTAAAACTCACAACTCAGTCAGATTTAATTTTTTGGGTGGCAGGAACGGGCTTCCATATATTTGACATTGTTCTCTTTTATACTCTGGAGTAAAAAGGTGTGGATAGCTTCAACATCATACCATTAGTCATGAGCATATTTGAAATGCTAAAATCACAACACCAAAGAGATCATAAGACTTGAATCAGATAGGAAACATCCACCATTTTATAGTAGACCATGATGACCCCTTACCTCATCCACTTTTGTCCTGACTTCCTTACTGGGCTTTTCTGTATTCAACTTCAGCTGCTTCTTGGCCTTGTTTACATCACGCTCCACTCTCTTCCAGTCCACTTTGATGTACCCTGTGTGGTTGGCAATCTAGAAGGAAATGAATCACACACCAATAATGGCAATGTGACTGGGGTTGAGCCATAACACACTTCCATGTGTCCTAATGTGAAACATGAGTGTCAAATATGTGTTAAATGTAGGTAAATAAGTCAGCCAGGTGTTATTTAGAACTATGGATATTCAAACACAAAATAAATTGATGCAGAGCATAAAAAGTCACACCTTACCTGAAGCAAAAAGAAGCCTCCACCCACTGCTGAAGCCGCCAGCTTTCCAACTTTCTGGAACAAATACCCAGCACACCTAAGAGGAAAAACAGCTATTAAAACAGAGACCTGCCAAGTCATAAATTGTTAAAATTGTAGAACACCACAGCAGATTCACATGGCTTATCcatttattatttattcatattACACAATCAGGACTGATTGACTCACCAGCCAGACACTCCACCAATGGCAAGCTGGGTGGCAACATCATACTTCTCTGCTACTGGCCCAGAGTTCTTGCCAAAAACTTTGTTCCACCATCTCTGTTTCTTGGCATAGTCTACCACCTCTTCACTCTTATCTAGAAGATACTCTACCACCTCCTCACTCTTATCTAGAAGAAcaaatcacacacaaaaaaagagtcAGACCCGCCACCATGTAACTGTATCTAGTTGTAATTTGATATAGCCAATTattacattgatttcaaagtcATACGCTTGATTGTCCTTGGCTCACATGACCTTGCAGGACACTGAAATACAGTGTGCATCTTATGCTGCGTCTGATGCCAGAAAGTAGACTACATTGACCTTTACAAATCCAGGCTTCTGGACACTTGAAAATAGAGGCCTAAAATAGACCAGCCTAGAGAGACCAGATGGCCATCAATTTCACTTTCAGTCAGACAGACTTGTGATCAGCTCAGCAGTCAAGAGATTTGGTCTGTCTCAAGATCAAACACACTGACCTGGCAGACACAATCCTTTTTGATGCATACCATTGATATTGAAAAATTTTAGTTTCGTTTTATGGAATTGGCCTTGTTTGTTTTAAggtcagtgctatccgggatccttgtgacatccctaccctaaaagccaatttatgcttgatctgaaaatgtggtcgaaggctccgtatggagggtgtgacgcaattgcggcgCCTTCGGAGGCATGCAAAGGCCAAAggatcatcgatgcttggctgtcatttgacaaataaatataATTGTAAAAAATTGCCTGCGCTACAGACAGCGatatcggtctgctaatacaggactagtaaaggcccagtgcattactttaaaaatatatataaataaggcctcccgagtggcgcagtggactaaggcTCTGCAGCACAgggcttgaggcatcactacagacccgggtttaatcccaggctgtgtcacaaccggccgtgaccgggagacccatagggcggagcacaattggctcCGCATTGTTCGGGTTCCATGGATTTTATTTTTCCtacattctacattgtagaataatattgaagacatcaaaactatgaaaaaacatagtagtaacaacaataacattcaataataacatgtagtagtagtagtaataacatgtagtaaccaaaaaagtgttgaacaaatcaaaatgtattttatatttgaaattcttcaaagtagccacactttgccagctctcagccagcttcatgaatgcacctggaatgcatttcaattatttatttatttgacctttatttaactaggcaagtcagttaagaacaaattcttattttcaatgacagcctaggaacagtggtccATGCATTTTAGATTTATTCAGTGAAATTTGACAATacttttgtttttaatgtaaatatgccattTTGTTTACTTTTCTCAAAGTAAACTCTTTCAACTCTCTCTGGTGAATgtctttgttcaggggcagaacgacagatttgtcccttgtcagctcggggattcgaacttgcaacctttcggttactagcccaacgctctaaccactaggctaccctgccgccccaattaacaggtgtgccttcttaaaagttaatttgtggaatttattttcctcttaatgtgtttgagccaatcagttgtgttgtgacaaggtaggagtggtatacagaagatagcctatttggtaaaacaccaagtcaatattatggcaagaacagctgaaataagcaagaactttgaaagtttattcaactgcagtggcaaaaaccatcaagtgctaggatgaaactggctctcatgaggaccaccagaggaaaggaagacccagagttacctctgctgcagaggataagttcattagagttaggttgaattgctgtaaagaaactactaaaggacaccaataagaagaagagactagcttgggccaagaaacacgagcaatggacattggaccggtggaaatctgtcctttggtctgatgagtccaaattggatatgtttggttccaactgccgtgtctttgtgagacgcagagtaggtgaatggatgatctctgcatgtgtgattcccaccacgaagcatggaggaggtggtgtgatggtgctttgctggtgacaatgtctgtgatttatttagaattcaaagcatacttaaccagcatggctaccacagcattctgcagcgagacaccatcccatctggtttgtgcttgtttttcaacaggacaatgacccaaaacacacctccaggctgtgtaagggctatttgaccaagaaggagagtgatggagtgctgcatcagatgaccttgtctccacaaatcacccgacctcaacccaattgagatgagttggaccgcagagtgaaggaaaagcacccaacaagtgctcagcatatgtgggaactccttcaagactgttggaaaagagaggcagaggaagtcggagagagagggaggaagagggtgagcttgaatcGGTTAAAGTGCAGGAAAAAGGGAGGTTTTTTAAATAAGAATGGTAGAAAGTTTAAGCAGAGTGTGCTGTACACCGGATCGAAGataggaggagaaatggaagtgattGAGGGCAAAGTATCGGAGGGGGTAGTTCTTGGAGTT is a window of Salvelinus sp. IW2-2015 linkage group LG5, ASM291031v2, whole genome shotgun sequence DNA encoding:
- the LOC111964149 gene encoding lys-63-specific deubiquitinase BRCC36, with the protein product MAVSAVHLESDAFLVCMNHALSTEKEEVMGLCIGEVDTNRIVHIHSVIILRRSDKRKDRVEISPEQLSSAATEAERLAEMTGRLMRVVGWYHSHPHITVWPSHVDVRTQAMYQMMDQGFVGLIFSCFIEDKNTQTGRVLYTCFQSVQAQKGSEYERIEIPIHVVPHEAIGKVCLESAVELPRILCQEEQDTYRKIHSLTHLDPITKIHNGSVFTKNLCSQMSAVSGPLLQWLEDRLEQNRQSVIELQLEKERLTQELATM
- the cmc4 gene encoding cx9C motif-containing protein 4, with translation MPQKDPCQKQACAIQKCLQANKYIESRCEDVIRVMRMCCEHAGENSICCSGFAREQKSTEPKIPGAP
- the LOC111964150 gene encoding FUN14 domain-containing protein 1A isoform X1 — protein: MAEKKKDKSEEVVEYLLDKSEEVVDYAKKQRWWNKVFGKNSGPVAEKYDVATQLAIGGVSGWCAGYLFQKVGKLAASAVGGGFFLLQIANHTGYIKVDWKRVERDVNKAKKQLKLNTEKPSKEVRTKVDEVQTFVKKNIVLTGGFAGGFLLGLAS
- the LOC111964150 gene encoding FUN14 domain-containing protein 1A isoform X2, translating into MAEKKKDKSEEVVEYLLDKSEEVVDYAKKQRWWNKVFGKNSGPVAEKYDVATQLAIGGVSGWCAGYLFQKVGKLAASAVGGGFFLLQIANHTGYIKVDWKRVERDVNKAKKQLKLNTEKPSKEVRTKVDEPFCALKKGIKESRWKCMLVRYSV